The following are encoded together in the Cicer arietinum cultivar CDC Frontier isolate Library 1 chromosome 2, Cicar.CDCFrontier_v2.0, whole genome shotgun sequence genome:
- the LOC101506369 gene encoding protein LURP-one-related 7 isoform X1 has protein sequence MELETTSDWAYAASHDLHIPIDLFGSKKHAGLPRGTLAFADSSGNIVFKVHRQPPNSNSNSNSNSLPKDTKLLLDANDNHLFSIHRHHNGCWKCYKGSSELVFEVKRNLKTLTRVELEVIFAGGERSNSNDDVLELKIIGSPFKRSCNIYKDADLVAQSSLMYKLNQIYVSRGKFRLTIFPGIIDHALIVALFVIFLNGRK, from the exons ATGGAATTGGAAACCACCTCAGATTGGGCGTATGCAGCCTCCCATGATCTCCACATCCCAATTGATCTCTTCGGTTCCAAAAAACACGCCGGACTCCCACGTGGCACCCTAGCCTTCGCCGATTCATCGGGTAACATAGTCTTCAAGGTGCACCGCCAACCACccaattccaattccaattccaattccaattcCCTTCCAAAGGATACAAAACTCTTGCTCGATGCCAACGACAATCATCTTTTCTCCATCCACCGCCACCAC AATGGGTGCTGGAAATGTTATAAGGGAAGTAGCGAGCTTGTGTTTGAAGTGAAGAGGAATCTGAAAACACTTACGAGAGTTGAGTTAGAGGTAATTTTCGCTGGTGGTGAGAGATCAAATTCAAACGACGACGTTttggaattaaaaataataggGTCCCCTTTCAAGAGATCATGTAATATCTATAAAGACGCTGATTTAGTTGCACAG AGTAGCTTGATGTACAAGCTTAACCAAATATATGTGAGTAGGGGTAAATTTCGCCTGACAATCTTTCCGGGTATCATAGACCATGCTCTTATTGTAGCTTTGTTTGTAATATTTTTGAATGGAAGAAAATAG
- the LOC101506369 gene encoding protein LURP-one-related 7 isoform X2, which translates to MELETTSDWAYAASHDLHIPIDLFGSKKHAGLPRGTLAFADSSGNIVFKVHRQPPNSNSNSNSNSLPKDTKLLLDANDNHLFSIHRHHNGCWKCYKGSSELVFEVKRNLKTLTRVELEVIFAGGERSNSNDDVLELKIIGSPFKRSCNIYKDADLVAQLDVQA; encoded by the exons ATGGAATTGGAAACCACCTCAGATTGGGCGTATGCAGCCTCCCATGATCTCCACATCCCAATTGATCTCTTCGGTTCCAAAAAACACGCCGGACTCCCACGTGGCACCCTAGCCTTCGCCGATTCATCGGGTAACATAGTCTTCAAGGTGCACCGCCAACCACccaattccaattccaattccaattccaattcCCTTCCAAAGGATACAAAACTCTTGCTCGATGCCAACGACAATCATCTTTTCTCCATCCACCGCCACCAC AATGGGTGCTGGAAATGTTATAAGGGAAGTAGCGAGCTTGTGTTTGAAGTGAAGAGGAATCTGAAAACACTTACGAGAGTTGAGTTAGAGGTAATTTTCGCTGGTGGTGAGAGATCAAATTCAAACGACGACGTTttggaattaaaaataataggGTCCCCTTTCAAGAGATCATGTAATATCTATAAAGACGCTGATTTAGTTGCACAG CTTGATGTACAAGCTTAA